In the Malania oleifera isolate guangnan ecotype guangnan chromosome 1, ASM2987363v1, whole genome shotgun sequence genome, one interval contains:
- the LOC131160998 gene encoding uridine nucleosidase 1: protein MANCHGAVPDRELPLPSAQPGKLIIDTDPGIDDAMAILMAFQTPQLELLGLTTIFGNVTTEDATRNALLLCEIAGCPSVPVAEGSPEPLKGGRPQVADFIHGSDGLGNIFLPPPKAKKIEKSASEFLVDKVSEYPGEVSILALGPLTNLALAIKRDSTFASKVKKVVVLGGAFFALGNVNPAAEANIYGDAEAADIVFTSGANIVVVGINITTQVKLTDDDLYEIRQSRGRYAQFLTDICKFYRDWHVQSDGVCGIFLHDPVSFVALVRPDLFDYKKGVVRVETQGICLGHTLLDQGLKRWNSSNPWTDYSPVSVAWSVNVDEVLDYVKKLLMKP, encoded by the exons ATGGCGAATTGTCACGGTGCTGTGCCCGACCGCGAACTGCCCTTGCCTTCTGCTCAACCTGGAAAGCTCATTATCGATACGGATCCTGGAATCG ATGACGCTATGGCCATTTTAATGGCATTTCAAACTCCGCAGTTGGAACTCTTGGGCTTGACAACGATATTTGGTAATGTTACTACAGAAGATGCCACTCGCAATGCCTTGCTTTTG TGTGAGATCGCTGGATGTCCGAGTGTTCCTGTGGCAGAGGGCAGTCCTGAGCCTTTGAAG GGGGGACGGCCGCAGGTTGCTGATTTTATTCATGGTTCTGATGGATTAGGGAACATATTTCTTCCTCCTCCAAAAGCAAAGAAAATTGAGAAGAGTGCATCTGAATTTTTAGTTGATAAGGTTTCGGAGTACCCAGGTGAAGTATCTATACTTGCACTGGGACCACTGACAAACCTGGCTTTG GCAATCAAAAGGGACTCAACCTTTGCCAGCAAGGTGAAGAAAGTGGTCGTACTTGGCGGTGCTTTCTTTGCGTTGGGAAATGTCAATCCTGCTGCTGAAGCAAAT ATCTATGGTGATGCGGAAGCTGCAGATATTGTATTTACATCTGGGGCAAATATTGTTGTTGTTGGCATAAATATCACAACACAAGTCAAGCTAACAG atgatGATCTCTATGAAATAAGACAATCAAGAGGAAGATACGCTCAGTTCCTGACTGACATTTGCAAGTTCTACAGAGACTGGCATGTGCAGTCAGATGGTGTCTGTG GGATTTTTCTTCATGACCCTGTAAGTTTTGTGGCACTAGTTCGGCCTGATCTCTTTGATTACAAGAAGGGGGTAGTGAGAGTTGAGACACAGGGCATCTGTTTGGGGCATACACTATTGGATCAAGGACTGAAAAG ATGGAATTCAAGCAACCCATGGACAGACTATTCCCCAGTTTCAGTTGCTTGGAGTGTCAATGTGGATGAAGTACTCGACTATGTTAAGAAACTGCTAATGAAACCATGA